The region CCGGATTCACTTGGCACCCTCCTCGGCCCGCTCGTTGTGGCCGGCCGGCCGGGACGGCCCGACCGCGGGACGGTCGGGCTCGCGCCCCAGCCACCGCTCGGAGCTGTGGTCGAGGTCGGCGAGCCGCCGCATGGCGTCACCCGACACATCGCGGATCTGGCCGCGGTCGCGCAGCGTGGAGCTGACCGACAGCTCGGAGATCGTGCCGTCGGGCAGCAGCGCCGGGATGTCCACCGCGTTGTGCCGGGCGTACGTGCCGGGGGCGGGCAGCGGGGTGACCTGGCGGCCCTCGCGGACCCGGGTCTCGGACAGTTCGCGCTGGGTGCGGCGCTCCTCGGTGCGCTCCCGGTGGGTGAGCACCATGGCGCCGACGGCGGCGGTGATCAGCAGGGCGCCGGTGATCTCGAAGGCCCACACGTACTTGGTGAACAGCAGGTGCGCCAGGCCCTGGACGTTGCCGCCGTCCGCGGTGTTGGCCGCGCCCAGACCGGTGAAGGTGTGCAGCGAGGCGTTGGCGATACCGGCGATGAGCAGGATGCCGAAGCCGAGCCCGCACACCGCGGCCATGATGCGCTGGCCCTTGAGCGTCTCCTTGAGCGAGTCCGCCGCGGTGATGCCGACCAGCATGACCACGAACAGGAACAGCATCATGATCGCGCCGGTGTAGACGACGATCTGGACCACGCCCAGGAAGTACGCGCCCTGCGCCAGGTAGAAGACCGCCAGGATGATCATCGTGCCGGCCAGCGACAGGGCGCTGTGGATGGACTTCTTCATCAGGACCGTGCCCAGCGCCCCGAGCACGGCGACCGTGCCCAGGATCCAGAACTGCACGGCCTCACCGGTGGAGGTCTGCGAGGCGGCGGCTGCCGCGAGCGACATCATGCCTCGGCCCCCGTTCCCGCGGGTGCCGAGCCGCCGGGGGCGATGATCTCGACGTCGCCCCCGCTGTCGGCGTGCACGCTCTCGTCGGGCTTCTCGCCCTTGGAGACGGCCACCTGCCGTTCGGTGCCGGGGGCGGCCTCAGTGACCAGGCCCCGGTAGTAGTCGCCCTCGTCCATGCCGGGGAAGATCGAGTGCGGCGACTCGACCATGCCCTCCTCCAGGCCCGACAGCAGCTGCTCCTTGGTGAAGATCAGCGACTCGCGGGTCCGGTCGGCGAGTTCGTACTCGTTGGTCATGGTCAGCGCGCGGGTCGGGCACGCCTCGATGCACAGCCCGCACAGGATGCAGCGGGCGTAGTTGATCTGGTAGACGCGGCCGTAGCGCTCACCCGGGGAGTAGCGCTCCTCCTCGGTGTTGTCCGCGCCCTCCACGTAGATCGCGTCCGCCGGGCAGGCCCACGCGCACAGTTCGCAGCCGATGCACTTCTCCAGGCCGTCGGGGTGCCGGTTGAGCTGGTGGCGGCCGTGGAAACGCGGTGCTGTGGGCTTCTTGTACTCGGGGTACTGCTCGGTGAGCCGCTTCTTGAACATGGCCTTGAAGGTCACGCCGAAGCCTGCGACCGGGCCGAGGAACTCAGGCATCGCCGTCCTCCTGCTTCTCCTGCTCCGGGGCGTCCTGGCCGGATGCGCCGACGAGTTGGGGCTCCGCCCGGCTGGGGCGGCGCGGCACCCGCTGCACCTGCTGCCCTGGCAGCGGTGGTACGGGGTAGCCGCCGGCCATCGGGTCGAACGTGGCCGGCGGGGCGAGGAGTCCGTCCTCGCCGGGCTTCTGCTTGTCCTCCCGGTCCCTGAACAGGTCCGCGACCAGCGAGATCAGCAGCAGCACCAGCACCGCGCCCGCGATGTACAGCACGATCTTGGTGAAGTCGTAGTTGTCGTTGCGCATCGCGCGGACCGCGGCGACCAGCATCAGCCAGACCATCGAGATCGGGATGAGCACCTTCCAGCCGAGCTTCATCAGCTGGTCGTAGCGCACCCGGGGCAGGGTGCCGCGCAGCCAGATGAAGAAGAACAGCAGCAGCTGGACCTTGACCACGAACCAGAGCATCGGCCACCAGCCGTGGTTCGCGCCCTCCCAGAAGGTGCTGACCGGCCAGGGGGCCCGCCAGCCGCCGAGGAAAAGGGTGGTGGCGACCGCCGAGACGGTCACCATGTTGACGTACTCGGCGAGCATGAACAGCGCGAACTTGATCGAGCTGTACTCGGTGTTGAAGCCGCCGACCAGGTCGCCCTCGGACTCGGGCATGTCGAAGGGGGCGCGGTTGGTCTCGCCGATCATCGTGCAGATGTAGACCAGGAACGACACCGGCAGCAGGATCACGTACCAGCGGTCGTGCTGGGCGCCGACGATGGTCGAGGTCGACATCGACCCGGAGTAGAGGAAGACCGCAGCGAAGGACAGGCCCATCGCGATCTCGTACGAGATCATCTGGGCCGACGCGCGCAGGCCGCCGAGCAGCGGGTACGTCGAGCCCGACGACCAGCCGGCCAGCACGATGCCGTAGATGCCGACCGAGGCGGTCGCCAGGATGTAGAGGATGCCGATCGGCAGGTCGGTGAGCTGGAGCGCGGTGCGCTGGCCGAAGATGGACACCTCGTTGTCGGCCGGGCCGAAGGGGACCACCGCGAAGGCCATGAAGGCGGGGATCGCCGCCACGATCGGCGCGAGGACGAAGATCACCTTGTCGGCCCGCTTGACGGTGATGTCCTCCTTGAGCATCAGCTTCACACCGTCGGCGAGCGACTGGAGCATGCCCCAGGGCCCGTGCCGGTTGGGGCCGATGCGCAGCTGCATCCAGGCGACGACCTTGCGCTCCCACACGATGGAGAACAGCACGGTCAGCATCGCGAAGGCGAAGCAGAAGACGGCCTTGAGCAGGATCAGCCACCACACGTCGTTGCCGAAGAACGACAGGTTCTCCGTGGTGGCGGCCAGCTGGCTGGCGCCGGCGAGCTGAGCGGTCATGAGGACGCCTCCGCGGAGATCGCAACGACCTGGCCCGGGCGGGCGCCGACATCGGACGCCACGCCGTCGCCCGTCGAGTTGAG is a window of Streptomyces sp. NBC_01477 DNA encoding:
- the nuoH gene encoding NADH-quinone oxidoreductase subunit NuoH, translated to MTAQLAGASQLAATTENLSFFGNDVWWLILLKAVFCFAFAMLTVLFSIVWERKVVAWMQLRIGPNRHGPWGMLQSLADGVKLMLKEDITVKRADKVIFVLAPIVAAIPAFMAFAVVPFGPADNEVSIFGQRTALQLTDLPIGILYILATASVGIYGIVLAGWSSGSTYPLLGGLRASAQMISYEIAMGLSFAAVFLYSGSMSTSTIVGAQHDRWYVILLPVSFLVYICTMIGETNRAPFDMPESEGDLVGGFNTEYSSIKFALFMLAEYVNMVTVSAVATTLFLGGWRAPWPVSTFWEGANHGWWPMLWFVVKVQLLLFFFIWLRGTLPRVRYDQLMKLGWKVLIPISMVWLMLVAAVRAMRNDNYDFTKIVLYIAGAVLVLLLISLVADLFRDREDKQKPGEDGLLAPPATFDPMAGGYPVPPLPGQQVQRVPRRPSRAEPQLVGASGQDAPEQEKQEDGDA
- a CDS encoding NADH-quinone oxidoreductase subunit J, whose protein sequence is MMSLAAAAASQTSTGEAVQFWILGTVAVLGALGTVLMKKSIHSALSLAGTMIILAVFYLAQGAYFLGVVQIVVYTGAIMMLFLFVVMLVGITAADSLKETLKGQRIMAAVCGLGFGILLIAGIANASLHTFTGLGAANTADGGNVQGLAHLLFTKYVWAFEITGALLITAAVGAMVLTHRERTEERRTQRELSETRVREGRQVTPLPAPGTYARHNAVDIPALLPDGTISELSVSSTLRDRGQIRDVSGDAMRRLADLDHSSERWLGREPDRPAVGPSRPAGHNERAEEGAK
- the nuoI gene encoding NADH-quinone oxidoreductase subunit NuoI, producing the protein MPEFLGPVAGFGVTFKAMFKKRLTEQYPEYKKPTAPRFHGRHQLNRHPDGLEKCIGCELCAWACPADAIYVEGADNTEEERYSPGERYGRVYQINYARCILCGLCIEACPTRALTMTNEYELADRTRESLIFTKEQLLSGLEEGMVESPHSIFPGMDEGDYYRGLVTEAAPGTERQVAVSKGEKPDESVHADSGGDVEIIAPGGSAPAGTGAEA